One Drechmeria coniospora strain ARSEF 6962 chromosome 01, whole genome shotgun sequence genomic region harbors:
- a CDS encoding hypothetical protein (related to ER-Golgi SNARE complex subunit BET1 protein), which translates to MAQRFGASSLHQRDSRSALFEGYTGDPTTMRRTMTASPSSGYGFPAARYSPAVTSNGGGHLTVDRQSASYRSATPNRKGQYSDAVLNELESQNDSQVEGILGKVKTLKDMTMAIGHEIRESSALADKMNDSFDTTRLRLRGTMNRMLIMAERTGVGWRVWLTFFAAVAMLFTYVWLF; encoded by the exons ATGGCGCAGAG ATTCGGAGCTTCCTCCCTCCACCAGCGTGACTCTCGCAGCGCGCTGTTCGAGGGCTACACGGGCgacccgacgacgatgcgacggacgatgacggcaagCCCCAGCAGCGGCTACGGCTTCCCCGCAGCCAGATATTCGCCCGCCGTCACCAGCAACGGTGGCGGCCACCTGACCGTCGACAGGCAGTCCGCCTCGTACcggtcggcgacgcccaACCGCAAGGGCCAGTACAGCGATGCGGTCCTGAACGAGCTCGAGAGCCAGAACGACTCCCAGGTCGAAGGTATCCTGGGCAAGGTCAAGACGCTCAAGGAT ATGACCATGGCCATCGGTCACGAGATCCGCGAgtcgtcggcgctcgccGACAAGATGAACGATTCGTTCGACACGACGCGCCTGCGCCTCCGCGGCACCATGAACCGCATGCTCATCATGGCGGAACGCACAGGCGTCGGCTGGAGAGTGTGGCTCACCTTtttcgccgccgtggccatgCTATTCACCTACGTCTGGCTGTTTTAA
- a CDS encoding glutamate synthase, which yields MGFLEDFDDRQISFEAEQQEYNPYDYQTENNDSWAGALPVKQGLYDPAYEKDACGVGFACHIKGKASHKIVSDARNLLCNMTHRGAVGSDARDGDGAGVMTSIPHRFFIKNFEKEEGIKLPPLGQYAVGNLFFKPDEETVAESQRQLEDVAESLGLRVLGWRRPPVDSTLLGPAAKSREPTIAQPFVVLASAYGHGNAPEVTDPAKFDDRLFERQLYVLRKRATHTIGLKNWFYLCSLSNKNIVYKGQLAPVQVYSYYHDLVNADYEAHFALVHSRFSTNTFPSWDRAQPLRWAAHNGEINTLRGNKNWMRAREGVMHSDIFKDELELMYPVVEDGGSDSAAFDNVLELLTMNGVLSLPEAVMLMVPEAWQGNEDMDPKKAAFYEWAACQMEPWDGPALFTFADGRFCGANLDRNGLRPCRFYVMDDDRIICASEVGTIPVEPETVVQKGRLQPGRMLLVDTQAGRIIDDKELKEAVSSRHDFRSWLDRELIALPKVLDTLEASADLSAKPDGTLLQEDPLLLSFGYTYEQISLLLAPMAADEKEALGSMGNDAPLACLTQSPRLLYDYFRQLFAQVTNPPIDPIRESIVMSLECYVGPQGNLLEMDSSQCGRLMLPSPILSIPEFNAVNSMSSIHPQWKVKTIDLTFPKSRGVQGYLDHLDEICKQATAAIEARDRIIVLSDRKTSADRVPVSAALASGMVHHHLVSNKWRSMAAIVVETAEAREVHHMCVLLGYGADAVNPYLAMECVLKLNRERLIKKKLTDDALIANYKHSCDGGILKVMSKMGISTLASYKGAQIFEALGIDEAVVERCFRGTASRIQGLTFDLIAEDAFRFHERGFPSRYTVGIKGLPESGEYHWRDGGEPHVNDPTAIANIQDAVRTKNDKSYEAYSKSEYEQIKNCTLRGLLDFQFEDCTPVPIDQVEPWTEIVRRFCTGAMSYGSISMESHSTLAVAMNRLGGKSNTGEGGEDPERSQRLPNGDTMRSAIKQVASGRFGVTSAYLADSDELQIKMAQGAKPGEGGELPGHKVSKSIARTRHSTPGVGLISPPPHHDIYSIEDLKQLIYDLKCSSPRSRVSVKLVSEVGVGIVASGVAKAKADHILISGHDGGTGASRWTGIKYAGLPWELGLAETHQTLVLNDLRGRVVVQTDGQLRTGRDVAIACLLGAEEWGFATAPLIAMGCVFMRKCHLNTCPVGIATQDPALRAKFQGTPEHVINFFYYVANELRAIMAQLGFRTINEMVGHVEVLRVRDDLRTKKTANIDLSLLLTPAHKLRPGVATFNVRKQDHKLYVRLDNKLISEAELTLDKGLPSRIECDVINTDRAMGTSLSYQISKRYGEAGLPLDTVHVNIKGSAGQSFGAFLAPGVTLELEGDCNDYVGKGLSGGRLIVYPPRSAVFKAEENILVGNVCLYGATTGTCFFRGVAAERFAVRNSGATAVVEGVGDHGCEYMTGGRIVILGNTGRNFAAGMSGGIAYVLDKNRDFHGKLNTEMVEAGPVEDPAEIAYLRGLIEDHHHYTGSELAARILVDFNRALPRFVKVLPVDYKRVLEEEASKAAAAKRAEYNLPAVSGVKHGKDDKAKAPKLQDIEEAVGDNAAEKKRALVLDKTKGFMKYSRRSEKYRSASSRTKDWAELSSRLDEDELKYQSARCMDCGVPFCQSETGCPISNIIPKWNELVFAGQWKDALNRLLMTNNFPEFTGRVCPAPCEGACVLGINEEPVGIKSIECAIIDRGFEMGWMIPRPPEVRTGKKVAIIGSGPAGLACADQLNRAGHSVTLYERADRLGGLLMYGIPNMKLDKRVVKRRTDFMAAEGIRFHTGVAIGEDGQPTLNDLRSSNDAVVIATGATVARDLPIKGRELAGIHFAMEFLHKNTKSLLDSELADETYISAKGKHVVVIGGGDTGNDCIGTSVRHGAKSVTNFELLPQPPPERANDNPWPQWPRIYRVDYGHTEVRQHTGKDPREYCIMSEEFADDGSGNVKGINTIRVEWTKSPSGGWDMKKLDGSQQFFPADLVLLAMGFLGPEARVLGDEVEKDARKNVKTPPGKYCTNLDGVFAAGDARRGQSLIVWGINEGRMAAREVDLYLENGTNLPVTGGIVKRTGQEILGRIAESQ from the exons ATGGGCTTTCTCGAGGATTTCGACGACCGGCAAATCTCTTTCGAAGCTGAACAGCAAGAATATAACCCCTACGACTACCAGACCGAGAACAATGATTCTTGGGCAGGTGCCCTCCCGGTGAAGCAGGGTCTATATGACCCGGCCTACGAGAAGGATGCCTGCGGCGTCGGCTTTGCTTG CCACATCAAGGGCAAGGCGAGCCACAAGATCGTGAGCGATGCTCGCAACCTCTTGTGTAACATGACCCATCGGGGAGCCGTCGGCTCCGATGCgagagacggcgacggtgccggcgtcATGACCTCGATCCCCCACCGGTTCTTCATCAAGAACTTTGAAAAGGAAGAGGGCATCAAGTTGCCCCCCCTCGGCCAGTACGCCGTCGGAAACTTGTTCTTCAagcccgacgaggagacggtcGCCGAGTCCCAGAGACAGCTGGAAGATGTCGCCGAGTCCCTGGGCTTGCGAGTCTTGggatggcggcgacctcCCGTAGACTCGACCCTGCTCGGCCCTGCGGCCAAGTCCCGCGAGCCCACCATCGCTCAGCCCTttgtcgtcctcgcctcggcctaTGGCCACGGCAACGCGCCCGAGGTGACGGACCCTGCCAAGTTCGACGACAGGCTCTTCGAACGCCAGCTGTACGTCCTCCGCAAGCGTGCCACCCACACCATCGGCCTCAAGAACTGGTTCTATCTTTGCTCCCTGTCGAACAAGAACATCGTCTACAAGGGCCAGCTCGCCCCGGTCCAGGTGTACTCCTACTACCATGACCTCGTCAACGCCGACTACGAGGCTCACTTTGCCCTCGTCCACTCTCGCTTCTCCACCAACACATTCCCTTCGTGGGACCGAGCCCAACCACTCCGCTGGGCCGCCCACAACGGTGAGATCAACACGTTGCGCGGCAACAAGAACTGGATGCGCGCTCGCGAGGGCGTCATGCACTCGGACATCTTcaaggacgagctcgagctgatgtaccccgtcgtcgaggatggcggttccgactcggccgccttcgacAACGTCCTGGAGCTGCTCACCATGAACGGCGTCCTCTCGCTACCCGAGGCCGTCATGCTCATGGTGCCCGAGGCGTGGCAAGGGAACGAGGATATGGACCCCAAAAAGGCCGCCTTCTACGAGTGGGCTGCTTGCCAGATGGAGCCTTGGGATGGTCCCGCCCTCTTCAccttcgccgacggccgcttcTGCGGTGCCAACCTGGACCGGAATGGCCTGCGGCCCTGTCGCTTCTacgtcatggacgacgatCGCATCATCTGCGCCTCCGAGGTCGGCACCATCCCCGTCGAGCCCGAGACCGTCGTCCAGAAGGGTCGACTGCAGCCCGGTCGAATGCTGTTGGTCGACACCCAAGCCGGCCGTATCATCGATGACAAGGAGCTCAAGGAAGCCGTCTCGAGCCGTCACGATTTCCGTTCTTGGCTCGACCGCGAGCTCATCGCCCTGCCAAAAGTTCTCGATACCCTCGAGGCGTCCGCCGACCTCTCGGCGAAGCCTGACGGCACGCTCCTCCAGGAAGATCCTCTGCTGCTCTCCTTCGGCTATACCTACGAGCAGATCAGCTTGCTTCTTGCgcccatggcggccgacgagaaggaaGCCCTGGGCTCCATGGGCAACGATGCGCCTCTGGCGTGTCTGACGCAGTCGCCGCGCCTGCTCTACGATTACTTCCGCCAGCTCTTCGCCCAGGTCACGAACCCGCCGATTGACCCCATCCGAGAGTCCATCGTCATGTCCCTCGAGTGTTACGTCGGCCCCCAGGGCAACCTCCTGGAGATGGATTCCTCCCAGTGCGGCCGCCTCATGCTCCCCAGCCCCATCCTGTCCATCCCCGAGTTCAACGCCGTCAACAGCATGTCCTCCATCCACCCTCAGTGGAAGGTCAAAACCATCGACTTGACCTTCCCCAAGTCCAGGGGAGTCCAAGGATACTTGGACCACCTCGATGAGATTTGCAAGCAAGCCACCGCCGCCATTGAGGCGCGAGACCGCATCATTGTTCTGTCGGACCGCAAGACGTCCGCCGACCGCGTccccgtctcggccgcgctGGCCTCGGGCATGGTGCACCACCACCTCGTGAGCAACAAGTGGCGATCgatggccgccatcgtcgtcgagacggccgaaGCCCGGGAGGTCCACCACATGTGTGTGCTTCTCGGCTAtggtgccgatgccgtcaaCCCCTACCTCGCCATGGAGTGCGTCCTCAAGCTGAACCGAGAGCGCTTGATCAAGAAGAAgctcaccgacgacgccttGATTGCCAACTACAAGCACTcgtgcgacggcggcatcctcaAAGTCATGAGCAAGATGGGCATCTCGACCCTTGCTTCCTACAAGGGAGCCCAGATTTTCGAGGCCCttggcatcgacgaggcggtTGTTGAGCGCTGCTTCCGGGGCACGGCCTCGCGCATTCAAGGCCTCACCTTTGACCTGATCGCCGAGGACGCTTTCCGCTTCCACGAGCGCGGCTTTCCCTCGAGATACACGGTCGGCATCAAGGGCCTTCCCGAGTCGGGCGAGTACCACTggcgggacggcggcgagccccACGTGAACGACCCAACTGCCATCGCCAACATCCAGGATGCCGTCCGCACCAAGAACGACAAGTCGTACGAGGCCTACTCCAAGTCCGAGTACGAACAGATCAAGAATTGCACCCTGCGTGGCCTGTTGGACTTTCAGTTTGAGGACTGCACGCCCGTGCCAATTGATCAGGTGGAGCCTTGGACGGAGATTGTGCGACGCTTCTGCACCGGTGCCATGTCGTACGGATCCATCTCCATGGAGTCTCACTCGACGCTCGCCGTGGCCATGAACCGGCTGGGCGGCAAATCCAACACCGGCGAGGGAGGTGAGGATCCGGAGCGATCCCAGCGCTTGCCCAACGGCGACACCATGCGCTCCGCCATCAAGCAGGTCGCCTCCGGCCGTTTCGGCGTCACCTCGGCCTACCTGGCCGACTCGGATGAGCTGCAAATCAAGATGGCCCAAGGCGCCAAGCCGGGAGAGGGTGGTGAGCTCCCGGGACACAAGGTGTCCAAGTCCATCGCCCGCACGCGTCACTCCACTCCGGGCGTCGGCCTCATCTCACCCCCTCCCCATCATGACATTTACTCCATCGAAGATCTGAAGCAGCTCATCTACGATTTGAAGTGCTCCAGCCCCCGATCACGCGTCTCGGTGAAGCTTGTCTCCgaagtcggcgtcggcatcgtcgcctccggtgtcgccaaggccaaggccgaccACATCCTCATATCCGGTCACGACGGTGGCACCGGCGCCTCGCGTTGGACTGGTATCAAGTATGCCGGCCTTCCTTGGGAGCTTGGTCTTGCGGAGACGCACCAGACGCTGGTTTTGAACGACCTTCGTGGCCGTGTCGTCGTCCAGACGGACGGCCAGCTCAGGACTGGCAGGGATGTCGCCATCGCTTGCCTGCTGGGAGCCGAGGAGTGGGGATTTGCCACGGCTCCTCTCATCGCCATGGGCTGCGTCTTCATGCGGAAATGCCACCTGAACACCTGCCCCGTCGGCATTGCGACGCAGGATCCCGCCCTGCGAGCCAAGTTCCAGGGTACCCCCGAGCACGTCATCAACTTCTTCTACTATGTGGCCAACGAGCTCCGTGCCATCATGGCCCAGCTCGGCTTCCGCACCATCAACGAGATGGTTGGCCATGTCGAGGTGCTCCGGGTGAGGGACGACCTGAGGACCAAGAAGACGGCCAACATCGACCTGTCGCTGCTGCTCACGCCCGCCCACAAGCTGCGTCCCGGCGTGGCCACGTTCAACGTGCGGAAGCAGGACCACAAGCTCTATGTCCGTCTCGACAACAAGCTGATTTCCGAGGCCGAATTGACGCTGGACAAGGGCCTCCCGTCAAGAATCGAGTGCGATGTGATCAATACCGATCGAGCCATGGGGACGTCACTCTCGTACCAGATTTCCAAACGatacggcgaggccggcctccCGCTGGACACGGTTCACGTCAACATCAAGGGCTCCGCCGGCCAGTCCTTTGGCGCTTTCTTGGCCCCGGGTGTCACCCTGGAGCTGGAGGGTGATTGCAACGACTACGTCGGCAAAGGCCTGTCCGGTGGCCGCCTCATCGTCTACCCCCCTCGCTCCGCCGTGTtcaaggccgaggagaaCATTCTGGTGGGCAacgtgtgcttgtacggcgCCACGACGGGAACTTGCTTCTTCCGTGGcgtggccgccgagcgaTTCGCCGTCCGAAACTCGGGtgccacggccgtcgtcgagggcgtcggcgaccaCGGCTGCGAGTACATGACGGGCGGTCGCATCGTCATTCTTGGGAATACTGGCCGCAACTTTGCGGCCGGCATGTCGGGCGGTATCGCCTACGTCCTCGACAAAAATCGCGACTTCCACGGCAAGCTCAACACCGAGATGGTGGAGGCCGGCCCCGTCGAGGACCCGGCGGAGATTGCCTACCTTCGAGGACTCATTGAGGACCACCATCACTACACCGGGTCCGAGCTGGCGGCCCGCATCCTGGTCGACTTCAACCGTGCGCTGCCTCGTTTCGTCAAGGTCCTCCCCGTCGACTACAAGCGCGTtctggaggaggaggcctccaaggccgcggccgccaagCGCGCCGAGTACAACCTGCCTGCGGTGTCCGGTGTGAAGCACGGCAAGGACGACAAGGCAAAGGCCCCGAAGCTGCAGGATATCGAGGAAGCTGTTGGCGACAATGCCGCGGAGAAGAagcgcgccctcgtccttgACAAGACCAAGGGCTTCATGAAGTACTCGCGGCGCTCCGAAAAGTaccgctcggcgtcgagtcGAACCAAGGACTGGGCGGAGCTCAGCTCTCgcctggacgaggatgagctcAAGTACCAGTCGGCTCGTTGCATGGACTGCGGCGTTCCTTTCTGTCAGTCGGAGACGGGCTGCCCAATCTCCAACATTATCCCTAAATGGAACGAGTTGGTATTTGCGGGCCAGTGGAAGGACGCGCTCAACCGACTCCTCATGACGAACAACTTTCCTGAGTTCACCGGCCGTGTCTGTCCCGCCCCGTGCGAGGGTGCCTGTGTGCTGGGGATCAACGAGGAGCCCGTTGGCATCAAGTCGATTGAGTGCGCAATCATCGACCGTGGCTTCGAGATGGGCTGGATGATTCCCCGGCCACCCGAGGTCCGCACGGGCAAAAAggtcgccatcatcggctcCGGGCCTGCCGGTCTGGCCTGCGCCGACCAGCTCAACCGAGCCGGCCACAGCGTGACTCTCTACGAGCGTGCCGATCGTCTTGGCGGCCTGCTGATGTACGGAATCCCCAACATGAAGCTGGACAAGCGGGTCGTCAAGCGTCGTACAGACTTCATGGCGGCGGAAGGCATCCGCTTCCACACCGGGGTGGCGATTGGGGAGGACGGTCAGCCGACGCTGAACGATCTGAGGAGCAgcaacgacgccgtcgtcatcgccaccggCGCCACCGTCGCTCGTGACCTGCCCATCAAGGGCCGCGAGCTGGCTGGCATCCACTTCGCCATGGAGTTCCTGCACAAGAACACCAAGTCCTTGCTCGACTCCGAGTTGGCCGACGAGACGTACATTTCCGCCAAGGGCaagcacgtcgtcgtcattgGCGGTGGCGATACCGGCAACGACTGCATCGGCACCTCGGTCCGCCATGGTGCCAAGTCCGTGACCAACTTTGAGCTTCTGCCTCAGCCTCCGCCGGAGCGTGCCAACGACAACCCCTGGCCTCAGTGGCCTCGCATTTACCGGGTCGACTACGGGCATACGGAGGTTCGCCAGCACACGGGCAAGGACCCTCGCGAGTACTGCATCATGTCGGAGGAgtttgccgacgacggcagcggcaacgTCAAGGGCATCAACACCATCCGCGTGGAGTGGACGAAGTCGCCCAGCGGAGGTTGGGACATGAAGAAGCTGGACGGCTCGCAGCAGTTCTTCCCCGCCgatctcgtcctcctcgccatgggCTTCCTCGGCCCCGAGGCGCGCGTCCTCGGTGACGAGGTTGAAAAGGACGCTCGCAAGAACGTCAAGACGCCGCCGGGAAAGTACTGCACCAACCTGGACGGCGTCTTTGCCGCGGGCGATGCTCGTCGCGGACAGTCTCTGATTGTCTG GGGTATCAACGAAGGCCGCATGGCTGCCCGGGAGGTCGATTTGTACCTCGAGAACGGCACCAACCTGCCCGTGACGGGCGGTATCGTCAAACGCACCGGGCAAGAGATTTTGGGCCGCATCGCCGAGTCTCAGTAG
- a CDS encoding Nuc-1 negative regulatory protein preg, which produces MLTTSPILAGSANTSSARFHPGRTESPSPKPRRPSPLAVPAPNPSASASARPLSPSRRRTKPSSAVVGPTASPDGPEAHEPPGAPTEPEVARQTVPGRRATGPASSGDIPAVAAPAGSADPGSADPGPADPSLSPSKRRGSVCQNVGASDEAAPSTSKRTKPDEQPAKLLPLRYELCAVEDIVELIAHMLGELIATNDSIRISSGGLTRFHSRTPPGISVRDYLHRLAKHATLAPPLLLAMVYYIDRLCALYPEFTINTLTVHRFLITAGTVAAKGLSDSFWNNTTYARVGGVRVAELKLLELEFLYRVDWKIVPNPEVLVAYYRGLVERAPGYELEPDSSSEDGLDDDDE; this is translated from the exons ATGTTGACGACATCTCCCATCCTCGCGGGCTCCGCCAACACCTCGTCCGCCCGCTTCCACCCCGGTCGCACGGAGTCGCCTTCGCCCAAGCCTcggcggccctcgccgcTGGCGGTTCCGGCGCCCAACCCCAGCGCCAGCGCCAGCGCTCGGCCCCTATCGCCTTCCCGGCGGCGCACCAAGCCGTcctctgccgtcgtcggcccgaCGGCTTCCCCCGACGGCCCCGAGGCCCACGAGCCCCCCGGTGCCCCGACGGAGCCGGAGGTGGCGCGGCAAACGGTTCCCGGCCGTCGGGCCACGGGGCCGGCCTCCTCGGGCGACATCCCGGCCGTCGCTGCACCGGCTGGCTCGGCGGATCCTGGCTCGGCGGATCCTGGCCCGGCGGAtccctccctctcgccgAGCAAACGAAGGGGCTCCGTCTGCCAGAACGTCGGCGCttccgacgaggccgctccgtcgacgtcgaagcgGACGAAACCGGATGAGCAGCCGGCCAAGTTGCTCCCCCTGCGGTACGAACTGTGCGCCGTCGAAGACATTGTCGAGCTCATCGCCCAcatgctcggcgagctcatCGCGACGAACGATTCCATTCGGATTTCGAGCGGCGGCCTCACTCGCTTCCATTCACG AACCCCGCCCGGAATATCCGTCCGCGACTACCTCCACCGATTGGCGAAGCATGCCACCTTGGCGCCGCCTctgctgctcgccatggTCTACTACATCGATCGGCTGTGCGCCCTCTATCCGGAATTCACCATCAACACGCTGACGGTCCACCGGTTCCTCATCACGGCCGGCACCGTGGCGGCAAAGGGGCTGTCCGACTCCTTCTGGAACAACACGACGTACGCTCGGGTGGGCGGCGTGAGGGTCGCCGAGCTcaagctgctcgagctcgaatTTCTCTACCGCGTAGACTGGAAAATCGTCCCCAACCCCGAGGTGCTCGTGGCCTATTATcgaggcctcgtcgagcgggcTCCAGGGTACGAGCTGGAGCCGGACTCTTCGTCGGAGGATGGCttggatgacgatgacgagtaG